GCATTTTATATGCATGTACTAGCTCCAACAAAAACAATCCCATCAATTGTAGTACCGTTGTGGTGGAATTATGTATCAGAAATTTGTTTAATGTGGACAATCCAGAAGAAGATATATCAATTGCAAGCGATGGAACGTGTTATCAGTAACGACTCATCACAACCGGTAGCACAGCATGCTCATATTACGCATCACCTTGGATAATGATTTGCCATAGATTTTAAAGTGATTGTATAAAAAATGAAATTGATGCATTTGAAGAAATCTCAAATGCATCAATTTTTTTACTTAAAATGGTCAGTTTTTTATTTATTATATTGTTGTACCTGTCTTTGATATTGAGATGCAAATTCCCCCGCTTCTTTATGTAAATTTAATTCTTGCAATGTTTTTATTGATCTTTCACCTTCTCTGATCACATGATCTAATAGCACAGGGTGTATGATAGATTTCACGGCTTTACCAGCAGTTCTTGCAGTTTTGTTAAATTCATCCAACTCTTTACTAGCTTTAAGAGATAATTTGACCATCATTTCTTTTTCGCTTTTTGGAATATTATTAAATTTCATGGATAATTTGTCTGCTTTTAGAAATAGTTCTCTTTCAGCTGGATCGAGTAAATGAGCGGCAAAAGCAGCATGCTCACTATTTATTCGATTCCAGAAAACTAATTCATCTTGAGGAGAGTATTTTATTGCGTTTAGTTTATCGGTAAGATAATCAAGCTCTAACGTGGTGTGGTTAATAAATAATGGGAAGATCCATCCAATCCATTTACCTTCTTCTAAGGCAGTAAGGGCTTTTATTTGAAACTCACGTTCTCTTTTTAGTAAAGGTAACACAGTGTTCATGTGTTCCATACTGTTTGGGTTTGCATTAAAAGTTGTTCTAAAATCTTCAAAGAGTTGGTGAATTTCTAAAGCTTCTGCTTTAAATTGAGCATCTTCAAAACCTAAGTGAAGGAAGAGGGCATGCTCAGACATTTGTCTTACCCAGAAATCAATCTCATCCGAAGCAACTGCTACAGGCGCTTTGATTTCCATATATCTTGATGGATTGCTAAAGTCAGACACTCTGCTGAATGGTTTACTGTTTTCTGTTGCTTCTTGGCCTTTTACAGCAGATTTACCCATGCTAGCCTTTAATTCTCCAGTTGGTTGTTGGGAGATGTTTTTTACAGAGGCACCTGGTTTAGCGGCATATATCCCTGTTTTTGGGTTATAAAAATCCTTAGTTTTTTCACTTTTTTTAGCCTGAGTAGCGCAAGCAGATAACACAAGGGCCATTAAAATTATTTTTTTCATATAAACTCCTTTTATTGATAACGAAATTAGGGCACGGAATTCGTGCCTGTTAAGCTCACCATAACAAACCAAGTTCCAAATAGTCAACAATATAAATAAATCGCGCTTCTTTTTTATTCAGTCTGAGTGTGACAGGAGTTTGGCCTGCCGGGTAGCATTATTTGCAAGAGAGGGCGGCTATTGAGTAGTTATGCGAAATATACAAAATCCGAGCATCTTTTTAGGTGCTCGGATTTTCATTATCCCAAATACTGCTCATTTTGAGTAATACTACCGAAAGTTGTGGTGTTTCTACTACATGTGTTAATGTATTTATTCTCTGTAGTTTTTTCTTTAAAAGATGTGCTTGTTTGAGTTGTTGATAGGTATTGATACTATGAAACACTCTGGAGATAGGTATTTCTTGAATCCGACCATCACCATGTAGATATGAGCTTGCTTCGATAAGAGTGTTATTAGCAATATCTGCAACAACGAGTAAATGCCCCGGAATCCAAATGATATCACCGGGTTCTAGATCATCTTCTTGGCTGATGGGGGTTAATGCTTTTAGGATGGTAAAGCTGTTTTTAAAATAAAATGGCATGCCAACAATTTGTGCGGATTGAGCAATCATGTTTGAACAATCCATTCCCATTTTTATCGATTTTTTATCTATCTGTGGATAGTAATAGCTCGTATTTGTTGCAATTTTTTCGGTGACAAATGATTCATTCGGATATCTTTGAGTAAAGCTGCACCCACCCCAAACATAGGGAATAAAAGTGTTAGAGTTACAACACCATGATCTTAAAATAGTTATAAACATATCGATTTTTTCCTGTTTGCTCAGGTGATTGGCCACAATGCAGAGATGTTTGGGGATAGCTTGGATTGAGCAAGAAACTTTTTTTGGATTAAGAATATAGACCGATATTTTTTCTGGGTTGTTTTGTTCCGGTGCTTGGACAAATCGTGTGCCTGCAGAATAACAGATTTTGTTCTTTGAGTCGTAAAAAGGTGTATGAAGGGTAACTATTTGTTGTTCATTGGTGTGGTGTTTCTTATTTTTGAAATCTATTGGGGTCGGTATGGTATCAATCGGATATTGTTTTTTTTGTAACGTATCGAAATCGAGTAAATGTTTTTTTTGGACCCAGTATGTTGTATATTTTTTTGTACCGTTTGCTGTTTCATAATAAAGATTGGGGATGGAAATGCGAGCTTGATCATCTTTGTGTTCTAAAACCTCAACCGTTTCATTAAATAATAGTTGATGGATTCTTGGACAGCGTCTATCAAGTGCATCCAAAGGTAAATTTTCATACGTATAGAGTTGGCTTTTTTCAATTGGGCTGCCAGCAAGATCGGTAACTGGTACTATTACAATCGCTTGTTGCGCGGTCGTAATAGTGTTGAAAAAAATAAGCATGCGGAAGCAATTTTTGTAAACCTGCGTGTGCATGGCATTATCCTTATTTATTTTGGTACCAGATTCTTTATTTGACCATCATACAAATTATGGGTGCTGTTTTGAAAGAGCTTGATTAATTCGATACAAATAAATTACATATTGAAAATCATTGAAAAAAATTTTAGAATGCGATATCGTATTAGCGAAATGAATCGCTTGGGGTTAAAGGGGAGCGCGGTATGAAAGTGAATAGAATTCATCAGTATAGTTTTTTTGTAATGACATTGTGGGGCGGTATGATTATCGGGCAGGGGGATGAATGGACTTGGTTGCATCGTAAAATTTTTACCCAGCAGGAATTGAAAAATAATAGTTATAAGAAAGAACTATTGTTTTCAAAAGAGGATTCTCAGCCATTTTCGCAGATGATGTTTTCTTGGAATGCTGTGCGTGATCATGAAGGGCATGTTTCGTTTTGGTCTCAAGTGCGCAACCCGGAGACAAAGCAATGGGGAGTTTGGCATAAAATGATGGATTGGGGCAATGGGATACAGCGATCTTTTGGAGGGAGTAAAGATGCGCATACAAGGTATGAACATGTGCGGTTGGAGTTGCAAAGTGGTTGTTATGCAGATGGGTTTCGTATAAAAATTATTGCACACGATGGTGCATCGTTAGGATCAATAAAATCATTTGCTGTTTCATTATCAGATTACAGTAAATTTGAGCCAGAGGTGGTGCCTAACGGAGGGATTCGTTTTCCATCGTTATGTCTTGATGGAGTGCCTAAAAAAGCGCAGCTTGGTCTTGACCATCCGCGTGCAGCGCATTTATGTTCGCCAACGTCATGCAGCATGGTCGTTGGTTATTTTATGAACGAATCGATTGATGCGGTTGATTTCGCACAAAAAGCATTTGATGAAGGTTTAAATGCATATGGCAGTTGGCCATTTAATACTGCGCATGCTTTTGAGGAATGTAACGGTGCAGTGTGGTTTGCAACAGCGCGTATGCATTCGTTTCAAGGTATGTATAAGCAGTTAAGGCGTGGTATGCCCGTTGTTGTAAGCGTGCGTGGTTGGATAGATGGGGCACCTAAATCATACGATAGTGGACATTTATTGGTGGTGATTGGGTGGGATGCGCGTACGCAATCGGTGATTTGTCATGATCCTGCATTTGTGAGAGATGAAGATGTGGTGAAGTATTATCCAATACAAAGTTTTTTACTTGCATGGGAGCGTTCCCGTCGTCTTGTTTATGTAGCAGATCCTGTGGTTTAGGTATTTTAGGGGTAATTACGTCATTACATGATTAGTGTAATGGCGAATTTAATAAGGAGATATTATGATGACTATACAGCGTATGGCATACACAGTAATGGTGATTGCAGTATGTGGAGCGCAAGAGGTGGTTGCGCAAACAAAAAATACATTATTGCAGGTGTATCATCATCGAGCTGCGCAAGATGTACCAGCGATTGAACTGGGTCAAGTAGTGTTCTATTGCACCCGTCCTCCGGTGATTAAAGAGTTACAAACGACAAACAAACATGAAAGAATATTTTCCCTAGAAAACATTGCAGTCAATGATGCAGTCAAGCAACAAATTAAGCAGTTTAATGCTATAGATGCAAAAAAATATAAGGCAACAATTGAGCTTGCGCACAGTGGATTTAAATTGCATTTATCATTTGATCCTGCACAGGTTGGGCTTGATTGGGGTAACTTTGTAGCGATTAAAAATGAAGCAGGAATTGGATTTAGATTATATGATACACACTATTTGCAGATATTGGGGCAAAAGCGAGATGGTCTTTTAAAAACAGTTTCTGCAAAAAAAAAATTGTGTGTTGTCATTGATTGTGGTCATGGAGGAATAGATAGCGGCGCAGTAAGTAAGCATAATATTGCAGAGAAAGATGTCGTACTATCAGTAGGTAAATCGTTGGCTCAATTTTTGCATGCATCAGGTACAGACGTTTTTTTGACACGCAGTGAAGACGTAGCGATTCCATTGGATGACAGAACGTCATTTGTTAATAGTGTACAAGCGGATTTAATGGTTTCTATTCATGCAAATGGGGCAGGGAATGAACATGCATCGGGGTTTGAGACATTTTGTTTGCCCAGAGAGCAGTTACAGGTGGCAGGTTCTGTCTTGTCGTCAGATTATAAAAATATAATATATGGCATGCAACGTGATCGTAATTGTAGCAGTGAGGAACTCGCAGGACATATTCATAGCAGTGTGATGGGCGCAGTAAAAAAAAAATATAAAAATGTTGTGGATAGACGAATGAAGCATTCCGTGGCGCAGGTTCTTTTAGGAACGCATACTCCAGCAGTTCTTGTAGAAATTGGTTTTTTAACTAATGAGAGAGAAGCAAAACTGCTTGCTGATGCTGATTATCAAAGTTGCATTGCTCAAGCAATACGTGATGGTATTCTGCAATATAGTAAGATTTGATATCACCGGCTTTACTATTGTACGAAAGGATTGATAACTGGTACTCTTTGGTATACAGTTAAAACGCATGAGTATAAACGAGCATATTTTGCTTATTTGATGGCTTTTTTTAAATAATGATAGAGAACAATGTTGGTGACGGTGATTTGGGAAGATTTTCTGAAAATTGTAAAAAATGACGTGGGGAGCCGTGTTGTAGAAACATGGTTTAAATCAATGTCATTTGAACGGTGGGATGGCGAATCTAAAATCGTATATCTCAAAGTTCCTAATTTATTTGTTCGCGACTGGGTGCGTAATAATTATATGTTGATTATTCAGACGCATTTGGGACGATTATTACATGTTTTAAGCCCCTCCATTGTTTTTGTGCAGAATAGTGAAAAAAGTACGAGCGGTGTCATCGTATCGCGTGACACTGATATAAAAAAAACTTCTGATGCAAATATATCATTTGCTCCTGCGCTTCTCGATAAAAAAGCAGCATATCCCGATCGCGTGTATACGTTTAATACATTTGTTGTTGGGCCATCGAATTCTTTGGCATATGCTGCAGCGCATGCAGTAACAGAGCAGCCGGGTTATTTATATAATCCGTTGTTTATTTACGGACGAGCAGGGCTTGGTAAAACACACTTATTGCATTCGATAGGTAACACATTAAAGGCAAACAATAAAAATGCAGTTGTCCTTTATCAAAGTACGGATCGATTTGTGAATGAGTTTATTACCGCGATTCGTTTTAATAAAGTGCAAAAATTTCACGCAAAATATAAAAGTATAGACGCATTATTAATGGATGATGTGCAATTTATTGCTAAAAAAGAGCAGACTCAGGAAGCATTTTTTCATATTTTTAATTTTTTGTATGAATCCCGTAAACAGATTGTTTTATCGAGTGATGTTACTCCGCAAAGTATGCAGGGGTTGGCAGATCGATTGCAATCCCGATTTGGC
This genomic interval from Candidatus Babeliales bacterium contains the following:
- a CDS encoding DUF2935 domain-containing protein, with the translated sequence MKKIILMALVLSACATQAKKSEKTKDFYNPKTGIYAAKPGASVKNISQQPTGELKASMGKSAVKGQEATENSKPFSRVSDFSNPSRYMEIKAPVAVASDEIDFWVRQMSEHALFLHLGFEDAQFKAEALEIHQLFEDFRTTFNANPNSMEHMNTVLPLLKREREFQIKALTALEEGKWIGWIFPLFINHTTLELDYLTDKLNAIKYSPQDELVFWNRINSEHAAFAAHLLDPAERELFLKADKLSMKFNNIPKSEKEMMVKLSLKASKELDEFNKTARTAGKAVKSIIHPVLLDHVIREGERSIKTLQELNLHKEAGEFASQYQRQVQQYNK
- a CDS encoding C39 family peptidase; its protein translation is MKVNRIHQYSFFVMTLWGGMIIGQGDEWTWLHRKIFTQQELKNNSYKKELLFSKEDSQPFSQMMFSWNAVRDHEGHVSFWSQVRNPETKQWGVWHKMMDWGNGIQRSFGGSKDAHTRYEHVRLELQSGCYADGFRIKIIAHDGASLGSIKSFAVSLSDYSKFEPEVVPNGGIRFPSLCLDGVPKKAQLGLDHPRAAHLCSPTSCSMVVGYFMNESIDAVDFAQKAFDEGLNAYGSWPFNTAHAFEECNGAVWFATARMHSFQGMYKQLRRGMPVVVSVRGWIDGAPKSYDSGHLLVVIGWDARTQSVICHDPAFVRDEDVVKYYPIQSFLLAWERSRRLVYVADPVV
- a CDS encoding N-acetylmuramoyl-L-alanine amidase; amino-acid sequence: MMTIQRMAYTVMVIAVCGAQEVVAQTKNTLLQVYHHRAAQDVPAIELGQVVFYCTRPPVIKELQTTNKHERIFSLENIAVNDAVKQQIKQFNAIDAKKYKATIELAHSGFKLHLSFDPAQVGLDWGNFVAIKNEAGIGFRLYDTHYLQILGQKRDGLLKTVSAKKKLCVVIDCGHGGIDSGAVSKHNIAEKDVVLSVGKSLAQFLHASGTDVFLTRSEDVAIPLDDRTSFVNSVQADLMVSIHANGAGNEHASGFETFCLPREQLQVAGSVLSSDYKNIIYGMQRDRNCSSEELAGHIHSSVMGAVKKKYKNVVDRRMKHSVAQVLLGTHTPAVLVEIGFLTNEREAKLLADADYQSCIAQAIRDGILQYSKI
- the dnaA gene encoding chromosomal replication initiator protein DnaA, with translation MLVTVIWEDFLKIVKNDVGSRVVETWFKSMSFERWDGESKIVYLKVPNLFVRDWVRNNYMLIIQTHLGRLLHVLSPSIVFVQNSEKSTSGVIVSRDTDIKKTSDANISFAPALLDKKAAYPDRVYTFNTFVVGPSNSLAYAAAHAVTEQPGYLYNPLFIYGRAGLGKTHLLHSIGNTLKANNKNAVVLYQSTDRFVNEFITAIRFNKVQKFHAKYKSIDALLMDDVQFIAKKEQTQEAFFHIFNFLYESRKQIVLSSDVTPQSMQGLADRLQSRFGGGLVTDIHLPSLETKIAIVKKKAELSGEILHDDVAHFIAAATVASIRELEGALIRVMAYSSLTQERITVDVAKKVLGYPLDVKMGGTDFDAIVNCMQKYYPYNRAQLCSKARNQDLSFARQVAMYLCKTVANKSLREIGDFLGGRDHSTVVHAINKIKRYADEQEGFREQLRQMEQDTLR